GTGGTGACACTGCCGGGCGAGACGCATCTCGTCGGCGCTTCGCTGGCAGCGGAGCGGCTGATGGATGCCGGGCGTGATGTCACCATAGAGTTTCCGTCTTCAAACCATGCGCTGTGCCGCCAGCTTGCCGATGTGGAATATGGCGGGCTGACAATCGTGACCAGCGGCGTTTTTGCCCGTGAACAATGGGCGGACCGATTGCATAGCGCGATAATTGCCGCGCGCGGGGAAATGGCGTCCGACACGCGCATCATAAGCTGCGGCCAGTTCGGGCTGTCGCGTCCGGATATTGCACAGACAACCGGTTTTGATGCCTGTTGCTGTTCGGCCAACGACCTGCCCAATCTTTTCGCTGCGCCATCGCAGACGCGCCACTGAGCTTGCCCACCACCCGGCTTGGATCAGGGCCAAAGGTCGCCCTTGTCGTCGCCGGCATCATCCTCGCCATCGGGTTGGTCATGCTGTGGTTTCAAAGACCGGGAGCCTATCCGCAGGCGAACGATACGCCGGTGGCAATACCCGACAAGACCTCGACCATTCACATACCGGTAAGCGGGGATCTTGCGGTTTTCGAAGCCATATTGAACCGCGAGATCCCGCGACGGCTGGTCACTATAGACGAACCGGAAAAAATCTGTTTCGCGACCAAATCAAAGCTGCTGCCCGACATATCATGCAAGCTGGTCGGCCATATCGATCGCGGCCCGATCCGTCTGGGCGGGTCGGGTGAGACCATCACCCTTACCATGCCGGTCAACACCATGATCCAGGCACGCAATATCGGCGGCATCATCAAGCGCGAAACCGCCACCGGATCGATGACGGTAACAATGCGCGCCAGGCTGGGGTTGCAGCGGGACTGGCAACCGACAGCCAAGGTCGACATTGACTATCAATGGGGCGAGGAGATCGGCATTGAGGCGCTCGGCCAGCGCATCACATTCGGTTCCAGGGTCGACCTGGAAATCCGCAAGATTGCCGGCCAGATCGAAAAGCGCCTGCCAAAGCTGATTGGTCAGCTCGAGGCCAGACAGAAGGCCGAACAAATCTGGGCCGCCGGATTTACGGTTGAGCGGGCAAAGACCGATCCCGGCATATGGGTACGCTTCACACCGCAGCGCATCGGCTTTGCCGGCTATCGCGTTTCAGAGCGCCAACTGATCGTCGATCTGGCGGCAGAAGCGCAGAATGAGACAATATTCGGGGCACGTCCGGCCAAGCCCGAAGTGACGCCGCTCCCCGATCTGATGGAGACGCTGCCACCAAAGGGCGTGGATGTGCATGTACCGGTCCATATCCCCTATAGTGTTTTGCAGGAACCTCTGGAGACGGCGCTGGGCTTCGGAGAGTTCCGCACCGTGGCGCTGGCAAATGGCATGGAGACCGAGGCGCGTTTCAATGATGTACAGTTCTTTGCCACCGCAAAAGGTCGGCTCGCCATCGGCTTTGACCTGACCATCATATCACCGTTGCCATGGCAGGACAGGATTGAGGGCAATGTCTGGATTGTCGGTCGACCCGAACTGGACCCGGACAACAAGGTGCTGTCGGTATCCGACCTGTCGGTGATCAGCCGCACTGACAGCACGATCTTCAATGCCGTGACCGGTGCGATTGCTGCCGAAGTCATTGATGACGAGCTGATTGCGAAAATCCGCTATGACTTTTCCCCGGAATATGACGAAGGTCTGGAGAAAGCCGATGCCTGGCTGAGGGCGCAGCCGCTGGAAGGCTTTGTCTTCAGCGGCGCACTGAAGAGCGCCGATATCGATGAAGTCCACCCTTCGCCGGATGGTTTCGTGATTCTGGCCAGAGCCACAGGCGATGCACAAATGGTCTATCGCCCCGATGAGGCGGCAAGACTGGTCGCCAGAAGACGCGCGGAACGCGCCGAACGCAAAAGCGCCGCCAAGACCCGATAATCGCAGCCCTCCGCTCTGGCGGACATTGCCAATATGGCAAATGATCGCCTAACCATTTTTGTTGTACCAAACACTGCAAATCCGCTGGAAAAAGGCAGGAAACCGCTTGTGCCTGCGGGACTTTCCCCGCTATTGGCCGATAAACAGATTCCCAGGCATAGGAAGTGCGCAAGAATCATGCAGCCGACTTTCTCCGGAAAGACCATAATCCATTTCGTAACAGCAACAGCATTATTGCTGCTTACGGCCTGCTCGGGTGGTGAGGGGGAAGAGGCCGAAATCATCCGTCCGGCCAAGCTGCATGTGGTGCAAGCGGCAAGCGAAACCTTCGACAACAGCTTCCCGGCGATCATCGAGGCCAGCCAGTCCTCTACGCTGGCGTTTCAGGTTGGCGGTTTCCTGCAGGATTTTCCCGTGCGCAACGGCCAGGCAGTGCGCCGCGGCGAGGTTATCGGCAGACTGGACCAGCGGCGCTATCGCAACGCGGTGACATCAGCACGGGCGCAATATGAGGCCGCGGAAGCCGAATATCAGAGCGCCGAGCGGCTGTTGGAGCAGGACGCCATAGCCAGGCTGGTGGTGGAACAGCGCAAGTCGCAGCGCGACACAGCGCTGGCGCAGCTTGACAGCGCGCAGAAAGATCTGGCGGACACTCTCCTGCGCGCGCCCTTTTCCGGTCTTGTCGCGGAAAAGCACATTACCGAATTCGAGAATGTCCAGCCCAATCAGGACATCGTCACGCTGCAAACCATCGGTGCCGCCGAAGCGGCGGTGAGCGTCCCCGCCAGTCTGGTGGCGCGCCTCGCCGATCCCGAAGACATCAGGACCAACAACTCCAGCAGCGATGATTATGAGACCTACATCGTCCTCAGCAGCGCGCCCGATCTCAAAATACCCGGTCGTTTCCTCGCGGCGACAACTCAGGGCGATACCCAGTCACAGACTTTCAAGGTCAATTTCGCCTTCACACCGCCCGACAATATGGTGGTGCTTCCTGGCATGACCGCGACCGTTTACAGCAGCCGTTCGCTGGTCCAGGGCGAGAAAACTTCCAGTCTCAGCGTGCCGCTCGGCGCCATTCTCTCCGATGGCAAGCAGCGCTTTGTCTGGGTCGTCGATACCAAGACCATGGCGGTGGCCAAACGCAAGGTGAAGACCGCTACCGGTGCCGGTGAAAACATTGCCATCGTGTCCGGCCTCAAGCCAGGCGAGACCATCGTCGCTGCCGGTGCCGCCTATCTGCATGAGGGCATGACCATCCGTGCCTATGAAGAATAGGCCCTGACCCGATGGATCTGGCCGAATTCTCGATCAAGAACCGTCTGATCTGTTTCATCGTCATCGCCATTGCGCTGGTGTCGGGCTGGTACAGCTATGAGAATATTGCGCGGTTCGAGGACCCGGAATTCACCATCCGCACGGCGCAGATCATCACCCAATATCCCGGAGCAACGCCCGAAGAAGTCGCGAATGAAGTGACCGAGGCTCTGGAAAGCGCGGTGCAGCAATTGCAGGAGGTCGAGGAGATACGCTCAATCTCCTCTGCCGGCCGGTCGGAAATCAGTGTCGATATTCTCTACCGTTTTTCACCAGAGAAATCCGATCTGCAGCTGATCTGGACCAAACTGCGCAACAAGGTCAATGACGCCCAGTCGCAATTGCCGCCTGGGGTGCAGCCATCAATCGTGGTTGATGATTTCGGCGATGTCTATGGCCTCTATTATCTGATCACCGGGGACGGTTTCAGCTATGCTGAACTGTACGAATATATCCGGTCGCTGCGCACCGACCTTCTGTCGGTCGATGATGTTGCCAAAGTCGAACCGGTGGGCATGCAGAAAGAGGTTATTTACGTCGAGATTGCACGCGAGCAGGCCAATGCGCTGGGGCTGTCAGTCGAGCAGATCTACGCCGATCTGGCCGAACAGAATTCGGTGGTTTCCGCCGGTGATATCCGGCTCGGCGACCGCCGCCTCGAGATCCAGCCGAGCGGCGAGATCGATTCGGTCGAGGCGATCAGCAATCTGGTTATATCGACCGCGGCCTCGGGACGGCTGGTAACCCTGCGCGACGTGGCAACGGTGACGCGTGGCTATGCCGATCCGCCGAACTTCATCATCCGCCACAATGGCAAGCCGGCCATCGGTCTTGGCATCTCCAATATCTCCGGTGCCAATGTCGCCAAAATGGGGGCTGCCATCGATGCAAAGCTGGAAGAGACCAAGGCGCTGCGCCCGGTCGGCATCGAGGTCCATGAATTCTATCATCAGGGCAAGATTGTTGAGGTCGCGGTCTCCGACTTTGCGATCAACGTGCTGGCGGCGCTGGTGATCGTGCTGGTGACTCTGTTCTTCTTCATGGGGCTGCGTTCGGCGGTTATCATAGGCGCGGTGCTGATCCTCACTATCGCGGCCACACTCGGCACCATGTATGTCATCAATATCCCGATGCACCGCATCTCGCTGGGCGCACTGATCATCGCGCTCGGCATGCTGGTCGACAATGCGATTGTGGTGACCGAAGGGATATTGGTCGGCACCCAGCAGGGGCAGAAGAAGCTGGACATCGCCAAGGATATTGTGCGCAAGACCAAATGGCCCCTGCTCGGCGGCACACTGGTCGGGATCATCGCCTTCGCGCCGATCGGCTTTGCCCCCGGCTCCACTGCCGAATTTACCGGCGACCTGTTCTGGGTGGTGATGGTGTCACTGCTCTACAGCTGGATTTTCGCGATCACGGCGGTGCCGCTATTCGCCGACATGCTGTTCGAGGAACCGAAGGAAGGCGAGATAGAGGAAAAACCCGAGCACCCGTTTTTCATCCGTTACAAGGCTTTTCTGCGTACCATGCTGGCGCGGTCGAAGCTGGTAGTGCTCGGGGTCGTCGGGCTATTCATTGCCGCCATTCTCGGCTTCGGCTTTATCAAGCCGGGCTTTTTCCCGCCCTCGACCACACCGCAGATTGTCGTCGACTTGAACCTGCCCGAAGGCACCGACATTTCAGTAACCGACGCGACCATGACCGAGCTGGAAACCTATCTGGAAGAGCTGGACGGCGTGGAAACGGTGCAGGCACTGGTGGGCAAGGGCACGCTGCGCTTCATGCTGGTCTATGGCCCGGAATCGCCCAACACCGCTTATGGCCAGTTCCTCATCAAGGTCTCCGACTATGGCATGATCGCGGACATGCTGCCGCAGATTCAGGAATATATCGATGCCAACTATCCCGATACCCAGGCCAAGGTGTGGCAATTCCAGCTCGGCCCCGGCGGCGGATCGAAGATCGAGGCGGAATTTTCCGGCCCCGACCCGGTGGTGCTGCGCGAACTGGCGGACAGGGCCAAGGCGATCATGGTCGCCGATGGCGGTGCCATCTCGGTCAAGGACGACTGGAGCCAGCAGGTCAGCATCATCCGGCCGGTCTATAATGAAGACAATGGCCGCCGCCTTGGCATCTCGCGCGAGGATCTGGCCAATGCGCTGCGCGCCAATTTCTCGGGCCGCGCCGTCGGTGTCTATCGCGAAAAGGATCAACTGATCCAGATCGTCGCGCGCGCGCCGGAGCGCGAACGGATCAATGCCGAGGCGCTGCGCGGGATACAGATTGTCAGCTCGGCCACCGGTGTCTCGGTACCGATATTGGAGGTGGTCGACAGCTTTGAGACGGTATGGACCAATGCCAAGCTGCGCCGTGTCGACCGCGTCTGGGCGATCAATGCCCAGTGCGATCCGCTACCCGGCGAACTGGCCGGTGTGCTGCGCGAGCGCATTGCTCCGGCCATTGAGGGCATCGAACTGCCCGAAGGCTATTCCTTCAAATGGAATGGTGAGTTTGGCGACAGCAGTGAGGCCAATGAGAACCTCGCCAGCACCCTGCCGCTCGGCTTCTCCGCAATGGTGCTGGTGGTGGTAATATTGTTCAATGCGTTGCGTCAGCCATTGGTGATCTGGCTCGTCGTGCCGCTGTCACTCATCGGGGTAGTGCTCGGCCTGTTGCTGACCAACACCGCATTCGAGTTCATGGCGATATTGGGGCTGCTGTCGCTGTCCGGACTGCTGATCAAAAATGCCATCGTACTGGTCGATCAGATGGACCTGGAAATACACGACGGCAAGCCGCGCTATGACGCGATCATCGACTCCGCCACCAGCCGTGTACGCCCGGTGATGATGGGGTCGATGACCACGGTGCTGGGCGTGATCCCGCTGTTCCTCGACGCCTTTTTCAAGTCGATGGCGGTGGTGCTGGTATTCGGCCTTACCTTTGCGACATTGCTGACCCTGGTGGTGGTGCCGATATTCTATGCCATGATCTTCCGCATCGGCCCGGATGAAAGCAAGACGCAGGAGGGCACAGCAACATGACGCCATTGTCCCGCCTTTGCCGTCATCGCGCGACAGCCATTACCCTGCTCAGTGGTGCGGCGCTGGTGCTTTCGGGCTGTGCCGCGATCAAGCCGGCAACCGATCTGGAAACCAGCGAGAAATCCGCTGCCAGCCTGCCACCGGTGCCGCCGGGATGGACATCGGCACGCGAACGTGTCGGCGATGTCCGGGTCGGCTGGATCGAGGCCTATAACGATCCGCTACTGACGGCGCTGGTGGCCGAAGCACAGGCCAATAACCGCAATTTGCGCGCCGCCGCCGCCAATGTTGAACGGGCATGGGCATTGGCGCGCCAGGCCGGATCACCACTGCTGCCCAGTATCGATGCCAGTGGCACCGTCCAGAATGTCGAACGGCTGGAAAATGGCGGTGCTGGCGGCTTGCCGTTCAACCTCAGCACCATTCCCGGCTTTGAGCGTTTTACTGTCGGTGTACAGGCGAGCTGGGAAGTCGATATCTGGGGCCGCATCCGCGCCGGACAGCAGTCCGCCGTGGAAAGCGCGCGCAGCACCGAAGCCGATTATGTCTTCTCGCAATATTCCATCGCCGCAGCGGTGGCGCAGTCCTATTTCCTGGTCATCGAAGCAGACCAGCAGATTGCGGTAGCGCAAGGCATTGTCGACGCCCTCACCGAGATCTCGCGCGTCGTCAATGCACGCTATCGCTATGGCATGGCATCGGCCTTCGACGTGTCGCTGGCCGAATCCGATCTTGCGACCGCGGTGGAATCGCTGGAAGCGGCAAAGAACAGCCGGTTGATCGCGGTACGCTCGCTCGAGGTGCTGCTCGGCCGTTATCCCGCAGCCAGGCTGAAAACATCGGGGGACTTCCCCGCATTGCCGGCACCGCCCGGTGCCGGCCTGCCCTCCGAACTGCTCGAGCGCCGCCCCGACATCATCGCTGCCGAGCGCCAGATTGCCGCCGCGATCAACAGCCGCAAGGTCGCCGAGGCCGCCAAATTGCCGCGTTTCTCGCTGACCACCGGCCTGAACGGTGCCTCCAACGCGCTGGAAGACGTACTCGACCCGGCCAATGTGCTGTGGACCGTTGCCAGCAACATTCTGGCGCCGATCTTCGATGGCGGCGCGCGTGATGCTGCGGTCGATCTGGCCGATGCCGATGTCCAGGCGGCGGTGGCGATCTATGCCGACACCGCGATCAACGCCTTTGGCGAGGTCGAACGGGCGCTTGATCTCGGCGTGGCGTTGCGCAAGCAACGGGCTGCGCTGGAACGCGCCAACCAGGAAACCGACAATGCCTATCGCCTGTCGGTGCTACGCTATAAGGAAGGCGAGATCGATCTGATCGATGTGCTGTCGGTGCAGCAGCGTGTCTTTGCCGCGCAAAGCAATCTGATCGCCATCCGCCGCGCCGAACTCAACCAGTATCTCGATCTCAGCCTCGCGCTGGGTGGCGACTGGAGAACCCCGGGTTCGGCACAACTCTCGCCCGGAACGGCAACATCGGACGCAACCGCAAAAGCACCATAGCGGTCATGGCCTGTACAGACGCTGTAACCGCGATCTGTTATGGCTGCCGGTAAGCAGAGGAGAGAAAATATGAGACGATTTGCATCCGCCATCGCCATTGCGCTGGCGCTCAGCCTCACCGCCTGTGCCACCACGGGCCGGATCATTACCGACAGCGACCCGGCGCAGGATTTTTCCGGCTATCGCACCTTTGGCTGGGTCGGTGAAAACCCCTATACCGCCTTTGGCGAATATCCGGTCTCCGCGCTGCAGCAACAGAAGATCACCAGCGCGATCAAGACCGAGCTCGAAGCGCGCGGCTATCGCTATGTCACCGACACGGCCAGCGCCGATTTTGCCATATCCTACAGCGTCGGTGCCCGCGACAAGACCAGCGTCAGCGAGGTCCCGGTGGCCAACCCCTTTTACGGCACAAGGGCGAACTGGCGCTGGGGCCGCGGCTATTTCCCCGCCTATTACCCCAGCATGGCCACCGAAACCGTCGTCAGCAACTATACCGAGGGCAGCCTCTCCATCGATATCTATGACGTCGGCCGCCGCGCTCCTGTCTGGCACGGGGTGGGCACCAAGCGATTGAGCCGCGACGAGCTGAGCGGTTCGGGCGAAGCCATCGATACAGGCGTGAAGAACATCCTCGCAGGCTTTCCGCCGCAATAGCCAGCCGGTCGCCGCCAGTGTGTGCCCGGCAATGTTGCGCGCGCTCTGGCCACCCTCGGCGTTGAGATCACCAAGGTTCAGCCTCTCGGCAACGCCCACCGCCAGCCCGGCGCCCAGCGCGGCGCCCGCCACCCCGGCGAACGAGAAGCTCTTCTGCAACCCGGTGGCCACCGCAACGCCCTGGGTGATGACGCTCGCCGTTGCTGCGGTGGCTGCGGTGCGCACGACATTGCTCTTGATCCCGGCGAACAGCCCATCCTTGAAGATACCGCCATCAGGGCCGATACCGCCCGTGACCCCGGCGCTCAGCGCCGCCAGCCCGACCTGGCGGAAGCTGAACCGGTCCTGGATGCCGGTGGCAACACCAACGCCCTGGCTTACCGTGCTGCCCAAGGCTGCCGCGGCGATCTGCTTGCCGATCGGCGCGCCCTTGCCCGCGGTGACCACGGTCACTGCAATGGCGATGGCAACCAGGAAGATCTGCCCGACGACAGCGCAGCCATTGTCGCGGTCTTTGGGGGGTTCGGGTGTGGTCGGCGCGGTGTCGCCCAGCGCTTCGGCCGGGTTATAGGCCTTGATGGTGGACGCGTTGAAGCTCGCGCGCTGGACCCCGGCGGGGATGTGCAGCTGGGCGCCGGGGGTGAGCGTGCCCGCGCCATTGCTGCCACCGGCGGCCGCCGCCGAAGGGTTGGCCTCGGCCAGCTTGTACCACAGCCCCGCATCGCCCCACAGGCTGCGCGCCACCCCGGCCAGCGTATCCCCGGCGCGCACGGTGTAGCTCGAGCGCGACGAGCCGGCGCCGTCATAGCTGTTGATCTGGGCGTACCCTTGCGCAAAATCGGCATGCGGGTTGCCGCTGGTCGCGCCGAACTCGAAATTGCCGTCCTCTACCCCGGCCTCGCGGTTGCGGATCGAGACGGCATAATCGACATTGCGGGTGCCGTTATTGCCGATATGGCCCATCTCGCCGCCGCCAAAGCGATACCAGATATCGCGCGGATCACCGGTCAGCGTATCGCCATCATCCTGATCACGCTGGAGGATCTGGCCGTTGATATCGCTCACATAGGCAATGGTGCGCGCATTGCCGTCATCGATATCCACCTCGGTCAGATTGCCGGCAATGTCATAGCTGAACAGCGACTCATGCTCATCGCCGGTGGTGGCGCTGGTCGCGGTCATGCCGCTGCCGCTCTGCTCGACGACAGTGATCGGATCCGGCTCCGGATTGCCGCCACCGCCCGGCGGAGGCGTGGGTGTCGGTGTCGGTGTCGGGGTGGGTGTCGGCGTGGGTGTCGGGGTTGGCGTGGGTGTCGGCGTCGGGGTAACCGCGACATCGGGATCGAACGAGGTCCAGGCCTGGACCGCGCCGTCGCGCCAGTCATAGCCATGGACGGTCAGCGTGTCCTTGGGCTGATCACCGCTGCCGCCGCTGCGGCTATTGTCGGTGACGATGCTGACCACCTGGCCCAGCGCATAGTTGGCATCAGGGCCGGTGGTGCTGCCATAATCATAGGTCGAGGTCGCGCTATAGGTGACGGCGGTGCCGTTCTCGACCCGGCGATTGTGCACCGTGTCGGTGGCAAGCTGGCCCTTGGCGTTGTAATTGGCGAGGCGGTGATAGGCGAGATGGCCGCCGGTATTGTAATCCTTCTGGTCGGTCAGCCGGCCCAGGCCGTCATGGCTGTGCTCCGATTGCAGCGCCTGTGACGACAGATTGACATGGTCGAAGGTCAGTGCGGTGGCGCCATCGACAATGCTCAACGTGCTCTGGCGAGCATGCACTTGCGACAAATACCCGTCATCATCATAGCTGAAAAGCTCCTGACGCGTGCCGGTATAACCCCATTGCGAAT
Above is a genomic segment from Pseudomonadota bacterium containing:
- a CDS encoding DUF4403 family protein, with the translated sequence MPTTRLGSGPKVALVVAGIILAIGLVMLWFQRPGAYPQANDTPVAIPDKTSTIHIPVSGDLAVFEAILNREIPRRLVTIDEPEKICFATKSKLLPDISCKLVGHIDRGPIRLGGSGETITLTMPVNTMIQARNIGGIIKRETATGSMTVTMRARLGLQRDWQPTAKVDIDYQWGEEIGIEALGQRITFGSRVDLEIRKIAGQIEKRLPKLIGQLEARQKAEQIWAAGFTVERAKTDPGIWVRFTPQRIGFAGYRVSERQLIVDLAAEAQNETIFGARPAKPEVTPLPDLMETLPPKGVDVHVPVHIPYSVLQEPLETALGFGEFRTVALANGMETEARFNDVQFFATAKGRLAIGFDLTIISPLPWQDRIEGNVWIVGRPELDPDNKVLSVSDLSVISRTDSTIFNAVTGAIAAEVIDDELIAKIRYDFSPEYDEGLEKADAWLRAQPLEGFVFSGALKSADIDEVHPSPDGFVILARATGDAQMVYRPDEAARLVARRRAERAERKSAAKTR
- a CDS encoding efflux RND transporter periplasmic adaptor subunit, giving the protein MQPTFSGKTIIHFVTATALLLLTACSGGEGEEAEIIRPAKLHVVQAASETFDNSFPAIIEASQSSTLAFQVGGFLQDFPVRNGQAVRRGEVIGRLDQRRYRNAVTSARAQYEAAEAEYQSAERLLEQDAIARLVVEQRKSQRDTALAQLDSAQKDLADTLLRAPFSGLVAEKHITEFENVQPNQDIVTLQTIGAAEAAVSVPASLVARLADPEDIRTNNSSSDDYETYIVLSSAPDLKIPGRFLAATTQGDTQSQTFKVNFAFTPPDNMVVLPGMTATVYSSRSLVQGEKTSSLSVPLGAILSDGKQRFVWVVDTKTMAVAKRKVKTATGAGENIAIVSGLKPGETIVAAGAAYLHEGMTIRAYEE
- a CDS encoding efflux RND transporter permease subunit; amino-acid sequence: MDLAEFSIKNRLICFIVIAIALVSGWYSYENIARFEDPEFTIRTAQIITQYPGATPEEVANEVTEALESAVQQLQEVEEIRSISSAGRSEISVDILYRFSPEKSDLQLIWTKLRNKVNDAQSQLPPGVQPSIVVDDFGDVYGLYYLITGDGFSYAELYEYIRSLRTDLLSVDDVAKVEPVGMQKEVIYVEIAREQANALGLSVEQIYADLAEQNSVVSAGDIRLGDRRLEIQPSGEIDSVEAISNLVISTAASGRLVTLRDVATVTRGYADPPNFIIRHNGKPAIGLGISNISGANVAKMGAAIDAKLEETKALRPVGIEVHEFYHQGKIVEVAVSDFAINVLAALVIVLVTLFFFMGLRSAVIIGAVLILTIAATLGTMYVINIPMHRISLGALIIALGMLVDNAIVVTEGILVGTQQGQKKLDIAKDIVRKTKWPLLGGTLVGIIAFAPIGFAPGSTAEFTGDLFWVVMVSLLYSWIFAITAVPLFADMLFEEPKEGEIEEKPEHPFFIRYKAFLRTMLARSKLVVLGVVGLFIAAILGFGFIKPGFFPPSTTPQIVVDLNLPEGTDISVTDATMTELETYLEELDGVETVQALVGKGTLRFMLVYGPESPNTAYGQFLIKVSDYGMIADMLPQIQEYIDANYPDTQAKVWQFQLGPGGGSKIEAEFSGPDPVVLRELADRAKAIMVADGGAISVKDDWSQQVSIIRPVYNEDNGRRLGISREDLANALRANFSGRAVGVYREKDQLIQIVARAPERERINAEALRGIQIVSSATGVSVPILEVVDSFETVWTNAKLRRVDRVWAINAQCDPLPGELAGVLRERIAPAIEGIELPEGYSFKWNGEFGDSSEANENLASTLPLGFSAMVLVVVILFNALRQPLVIWLVVPLSLIGVVLGLLLTNTAFEFMAILGLLSLSGLLIKNAIVLVDQMDLEIHDGKPRYDAIIDSATSRVRPVMMGSMTTVLGVIPLFLDAFFKSMAVVLVFGLTFATLLTLVVVPIFYAMIFRIGPDESKTQEGTAT
- a CDS encoding TolC family protein, whose protein sequence is MTPLSRLCRHRATAITLLSGAALVLSGCAAIKPATDLETSEKSAASLPPVPPGWTSARERVGDVRVGWIEAYNDPLLTALVAEAQANNRNLRAAAANVERAWALARQAGSPLLPSIDASGTVQNVERLENGGAGGLPFNLSTIPGFERFTVGVQASWEVDIWGRIRAGQQSAVESARSTEADYVFSQYSIAAAVAQSYFLVIEADQQIAVAQGIVDALTEISRVVNARYRYGMASAFDVSLAESDLATAVESLEAAKNSRLIAVRSLEVLLGRYPAARLKTSGDFPALPAPPGAGLPSELLERRPDIIAAERQIAAAINSRKVAEAAKLPRFSLTTGLNGASNALEDVLDPANVLWTVASNILAPIFDGGARDAAVDLADADVQAAVAIYADTAINAFGEVERALDLGVALRKQRAALERANQETDNAYRLSVLRYKEGEIDLIDVLSVQQRVFAAQSNLIAIRRAELNQYLDLSLALGGDWRTPGSAQLSPGTATSDATAKAP